GGCAGTAGCGACGGCTGGCACCACCGGCTTTGGCCTTCAGGCCGGCCCCTCCAACTCGTTTGCCGCAGCAGGGGCGCACCCAAGCTTCACCATTGGTACAATGGCGGCTCGTTGGAGTGCGCCCCCATTCTTCAACTCCGGCGGCCCCTGAGCGATGGCCGTATCAGCGGCGACAGAGGCGCCTGGGATGGCGCCTGCATCGCCATCCGAGGAAATTGACGCCACGACGTCCACAACGCCCACGCCTGCCCGTCTTTTTGGTCGCGTGGTGGTTATTGACCGCCGGCCTGGCATCCACCGCGGCACGTGGAGCCCCAAGGCACTGGGGCTCTCCTTCGGCAATTGATGCCGGCAGCCGGTCCACGATCGGCGCATGGGGGCGGGCATAGAAGGGAGTGGAAGAGGTGGCGTTACAACACCATGAGAAGGAGGCAAGGCGGCAGCGCTCGCGAAGGTGGTGGGGGGCGCTCGCCATTTGGCGACGGTGGCGCAAGAGGCTGCAAAGGAGGCGGGCGTCATCGGTGCTGGTTGGCAGGTGGCGATGGCTGAAGAGGGTGCAAACCCTAACCGTTCCCGTGTCCTTTATACGGGCTAGGCTCAGTTGGGCCGGAAGTAGGCCAAACCGGCCGCCGCACGGGCCGCTAGCAAGGAAGCGCCGCTAGTAGGGCGGCGCCTAACCGTGGGCTGCCACAATCCAGCCAAGCGGGCCGGCAGCAGATCGAAGCAAGTCAAGCTACCGCGCTAGGCCGAGCCACTCTCTTTCCCATACATTCTTACAAGATGGCCCCTGGACTTCTATTTATTTTACATGTCTAGAATATGTTCTGCATGTTTTATATTGAAGGTTCTAGATTGTTCTATTTTAGTCCTCCAACTATTTTGAATTTGCATAAATGTTGTAAATAGCTATCTAGACCATCAGGTTTGGAAGTTAGCACCAATGTAATATGGATGTTATGATTACTGCAGTAATTATACATTATGTGATCCGCATATCTCACACTGGTTATGCAAATATTGTTTTAGAACAATATTTTCATGtgctatttattttatttgtataTTTACAAATATGGCACTTGATCTATATTCTATATCATGTAGTAATATGCAAAATTACAACTAAGGTATATAAATTTGAATATTTGGGATCTAGACATCGGCTACAATAAATTCTTTAAGAATTTATTTGCCCTGAGATCATGCTTTTAGGCAGGAAGTTACTTGCCCATTACTGAGAGGTCTACATCTTATGATGATTACGTACAATGTGTATATCCAAAATATTCTCAACAATGGAATTTGTATAAAATATGACTATTAAGTCATTAATTCCCGCAGGAATACAAACAAAATAGTTACACTATTCAATCCAATATATCTTACATTATGTTGCAAGAATCATCTTGACttcattattttgcataaatttGCATACCACATATTATTTAATTTACCACAGTAAATTAATCCTATACATGACCTCTTAGTAGGAAAATGGCTCATTTAGTTAACAAAGATTTCGTTGAACTTGCAGCAGATGGTAGCAAACTATCTGAGTTGGGCTATGGATGTAAAAATCATCCTAACAGCAAAAGGCTTCAATAATATAATTGAAGAGCCAAATCCATAAGCCCCTATTTTAGATTAAGCCAAATATTCCATATTATACTTCTTGAGACACCATCTTCACCCAAATCTCAAGAATGACTATGTGATGGAAGAGAATCCTAGAGCATTTTGGGTTACACTCAAAGAACGCTATGATCAACAAAAGGCAATCATTTTACCCGAAGCAAGATGAGAGTGGTCTCTACTTCATCTTATGGGTTTCAAATCTGTCGTAGACTATAACTCTGCCATTCACAAGATTTGTTCCAAGCTTCATTTTTGTGATCAACCGGTTAATGATGCAGAAAAGATTGAAAAGACATTGTCTACATTTCTCTCTACAAATAGGTTATTGCAACAGCAATACCACCACCATAACTATGCCAAATATTCTGACTTGATATACGACTTACTCCAGGTAGAAAAACATGATGAACTCTTAATAAAGAACCATGAAATGTGCCCTGTTGGCGCATCACCTGTGCGTGAAGTTCATTACAATAGTAAGAACACTTAAAATAAGTTTGGTGGTAAGAAATTCAAAAAGAATTTCAAGGGAAAATGGAACAACAAAAATAAGCATCATTATCAAAAAAATAAGGATTCTCACAAAAGGCAAAGGGATTTCCAAGAAATTTTTTCACCATGATAACTTTCAAGTTTGTCAAAGGTGTGGTTGTTGCAACCACATCACTAAGAAGTGCCACACTGCTAAGCATTTGGTTGAACTCTACCAGAAATCTGTTGGCAAACAAGTTCAAGGGGACAAGTATGAAGCACACTTCACTACTCAACCTACTAACACTAGTTGCTCCAAGGATACTCCTATGGAAAATAATGATGAGAAGATCCCTCCACAGATGGATGACTTATTCAACACTGATGATATGCTCGTGGAATTCCAATCCAACAACATATTTGGAGACATCAACTAGTCTTTATCACCCCTAAAAACTTGATTATCTAGCAATATTCATGTAATATTATGTTGTATTGTAAATATTTGTTGTCAAAAGGTATTGTAAAACATACAACAATGTATTGTAAAGACATATGATAATTGATCAATAAAGTATGTATTATATAATCTTTTGAGTTAATATTAATATATTTTGACTCAATCATTATAGATTATCCTACGGGGACAATCCGAATGGAAGAAGAATTTTGTTTAGTGGATAGTGCTACCACTAACACTATAATCAGGGAAATTAAATATTTCCAAACTCTCACTAAGAGTAAAGGAAATGTCACGACTATCGCGGGCCACGATGTCGTGATTGTTGGTTCAGAAAGAGCCATAATAATTCTCCCTATGGGTACTCAACTAGTAATTGAGGATGCACTTTTGTATCCTGATTCAACTCGTACCCTGTTGAGTTATAAAGATATCTGTCGTAATGGTTTCCATATAGAAACCCATAATGACAACAAAGATGAATATCTATTCATCACAAAAATTGACAGATATGCCAAGCAAATGCTTGAGAAATTCCTTCACTATCAACTGGATTGTATTTCACATACATCAAACTGGTACAACATGTTGCATATAAGATAATTTTTCAAAATCTTGATATCTTCAAGACTTGGCATGATCGCCTAGGTCATCCTGGAATTGGGATGATGAGAAAAATTATCAGCAATTCAATTGGTCATCATATGAATACTTCAAAGTTTTCAAACCTTCAGATTTTGTGTGCACTGCATGTGCCATGGGGAAATTAATCTTAAGACTCTCTTATCTTGAGATAAAGGCTGAACCACTAACATTTCTTGAATGCATTCAAGGTGATATTTGTGGTCCTATTCATCCATTAACTAGGCTATTTTGGTACTTCATGGTACTTATTGATGCATCAACAAGATGGTCCCATGTATGTTTACTATCCACCAGAAACCATGCTTTTGCAAGGTTCATTGCTCAAATTATCAAATTAAGAGCATATTATTCGGACAGTCTAATAAAATCCATCAGGATGAATAATGCCGCTGAGTATGTGGGAATCAACCAAGTATTTCCCATCTGCGAAAATTCGGTTGCTCTATATACGTACTGATTTCACCACCGCAGCGTACATCAATGGGTCCCCATAGAAAATTGGGGATATATGTGGGGTATAAATCACCATCAATCATAAAATACCTCGAGCCTCTTACAAGGAACTTATTCACTGCTCGTCACGCTGATTGCATCTTCGATGAGGACAATTTCCCGGCATTAGGGTGAGACAATATGTACCATAACGAATGCTAGGAAATAAATTGGAATGCCTCATGTATTTAGTCCTATGATCCACATACTATAGAATCTGATTGTGAAGTTTAAAAGATCATCAATTTGCAAAACATTGCAAATAACATGCCATAAGCATTTACTGACTATAAATGTGTCACAAAATCACACAATCCAGCTATTAATATACAAAAAGAGTAGAGATTCCTACTCAAAATCTCCCAAATCAAAATAAGAGGGGAGAAGTATGGTAACAAAGGATAAAACTCCAAAACAGCATCCGCAAAACAAAGGAAGGATACTTCTAAAATGGTAAATGCAAATCAATATCACTTTGCCAGACACAAATTGGATATTGAAAATCCAAACAATATGGATGTTCAACGGATACATCATATACCTAAcacaaatgtgcacacaaataTAAGTGTTAGGACATCGGGAAATCTTGACTCTAATACTTTGGGAAATGAAATTTCCACTAATTATACTAATTCTAGAGAACCATTCAAAATGGGTTTTCATCCATAAAAGGAATGAAATCAATAAGGTGGTGAGATATAAAGCGAGGCTTGTAGCACAAGGATTTACGCAGAGACCTAGCATCATTTTGATGAAACATATTCTCCAGGTATGAGTGCTATAACATTCCGATACTTAATATCATTGGCAACTCAAAAAGGTCTATCCATGCATCTCATGGATGTAGTGACAGCATATCTTTATGGATCACTAGATTCAGATATTTATATGAAAGTTCTCGAAGGGCTTGATATTCCGAACAAGAATCATTCTCGCAACATGTATTGTGTAAAGCTTCAAAAGTCATTATATAGTTTGAAGCAGTCAGGAGGAATGTGGTACAACCGACTAAAGAAATTCCTTCTACAGAAATATTTTCCAATAACGATGATTGCCCACGTGTATTCATCAAGAAATCCTTAAGTGGATTTTGTATCATATCCGTGTATGGGGATGATCAAAATATCATTGGAAATACACGGAATATAGATGAAGTACGCAACCATCTAAAGacagaatttgaaatgaaagaTTTGAATAAAACCAAATTCTATTTAGGCTTTTAGCTTGAACATCTCCCATCAGGGATATTAGTACATCAGTCTTCATATATCCAGAAAAATCTTCACAAAATCAATATGGATATATCATATCCATCAAAGACACCTATGGTCGTTCGATCTCAATATGAATAAGGATCATTTTAGACCTAGGGATGAAGATGAAGAATTATTGGGACCTGAAGTTCCATATCTAAGTGCCATTGGAGCACTAATATATGTCGCAAATTGCATCAGGCCTGATATTACATTTGCTATAAACTTACTAGCTAGACATAGGACAACTGCAACAAAATATCATTGGATGGGAGTTAAGAATATCTTCAGATATCTCTAAGGTACAATAGATCTTGGTTTATTCTATCAGTTTGACCAAGATAAAGCAATACTTGGATATATAGATGTTGGCTATCTATCTGATCCCCATAATACCGGATCTCAGATAGGCACTGTATTCTTACATGGTGGAACGACTATATCTTGAAAATCGTCCTAACAAACTCTAGTAGCCATATCCACTAATCATTCTAAATAATTGCATTATACAAAGCTTCACGTGAATGTGTATGGCTTGGCAGAATGATCAATCACATACAACAGTCATGTGATATTGGTTCAATCACGAAACCAACAATTATCTATGAAGATAATTCTGCTTGCATTGCACAAATGAATGCAGGTTATATAAAGTGCAATATCACAAAACATATTGCTCCGGAATTATTCTATCCTCATGAGCTATGGAAAAAATGGAGAGATAGAAATCTTGCAAATTAAGTCATATGATAATCTTGCAGATTTATTCACAAAGTTCTTACCTACATCATTATTCTAGAAATATATTTTCGGAATTGGTACGAGAAGACTTACAGATTTGCAAGTACTAGGGGGAGTAAACCCTTGATATAACATGTTTATAATCTTTTGATTATTAAATTGCACTCTTTTCCTAATGAGTTCTTCCTATCAAGGTTTTCTCATACATAGATTTTTAATGAGGCAATATGCTATCAAGCAATTATATATGTCATATCAACATTTTTTTCCTATTTTTCCAAAAAGGTTTTAAAGAAGTTTTTCCTATGACATATCCATACTTCTCCTTATTTTTTCCACAGGGTTTTCACGGAGTTATTCCATTATTTCCAAGACCACAAGAACAAATTGATCAAGAGGGAATGTCATGAAGAAATTAGAATTAGTGATCAATTTCTATAGTTAATTAGTCAGTTAGTGATTAATGATATTATTAAGTTGCTTACTATTCATGAAGGGGTGTGTCCCTTCAGCCCTTGGCACCTTGGGCATGTATAAATAAAAGGAGTGGTTCCCCATCAATGAAATACAACAAAATCACTTTCATCTCTCTTTTACTTTCACACTCAACACTACAGATGCTAGATGGCATGCCGATGGCTGGCACAACCTATGGAGTGGTAACACATTTACAACAACACTGAAAGGTACATATTAAGACACTTTAACAGATGACATATGCTGCATGCAGGCAAGTATTCATGATGGTTTATTGATCAGGATACAACGCACACAATGTATATTTCATAAAACACACATAATGGTAACGATGCTTTGAAGTTCAGTGCCAACCGCCACTggagccaccaccaccaccgtatCCTCCATGTCTGCTAACATATTCACCACCATGACCGTGGTAATGGCCATATCCACCACCATGCCCAGGGTGACCGTATCCGCCACCGTATCCACCACCATGTCCAGGGTAATATCCGTATCCTCCACCATACCAACCATGTCCTGGTGTATAGCCGCCATAGCCGCCGCCGTATCCTCCACTGTAACCACCACCACCATACCCATACCCATGTCCATGCCCCATCTTCTCTTCGTTGGCGCCATCCCCACCTGTAGGCTTCCCATCAGATTCTGCACCATGTAAGTTGTAATCCAACTTTCAGAGGCCAATTCGCAATACATTAATGTATATATGCCCACCAAGTCATTCAAATCTTAAAGGAGCTGAGACAGATGTGCAAACCTT
The genomic region above belongs to Panicum hallii strain FIL2 chromosome 4, PHallii_v3.1, whole genome shotgun sequence and contains:
- the LOC112889731 gene encoding glycine-rich cell wall structural protein-like, producing MCLRVASGCYINSTRDTGAFSSSRASASAIHTSMAFKSPLLLGIVLASLLLLTQDVTAATDRLTDKAKESDGKPTGGDGANEEKMGHGHGYGYGGGGYSGGYGGGYGGYTPGHGWYGGGYGYYPGHGGGYGGGYGHPGHGGGYGHYHGHGGEYVSRHGGYGGGGGSSGGWH